The DNA window CAGCGTACGAAGTTTAATTCTCTTAATCATATTAGAACCTCACCAATTCTTTATTTACGAACCGTAGTTGAAATGCCCTTACTGTCTATGGTTCAAGGCAAAGTTGGAATCGTTACGTGTAAGCCTTCTTCAAGTGGTTCTACATAACCAAGCTTGGCGGCTTCCTGTGGAATTTGTTGTTCTAATACTTCCTTCTGTATGGACAATTCTTTAATTTGAACGTTCATTTTCGAAATTTCTGCGTCCATGTTAAACATTTGTCTTTTAATATTGTAAAGCCCCGAATTTTGTAATAACAAACCACCCATCACCGCTACACAGATGAGAACCGTCAGCAAATAAAGGAGCTTCTCTCCGACCGGAAGCTGTGTCCGGCGTGTTACAACTTTGGTCGTCTCGCGATAACGCTCGGGTTGATAACCCCGCTCTGCGGACTTTTGTTTGACTGCCAAATTCCCCCGTGTATACGCCATATCACTGTTCCTCCGCTAATAATTGCAATTTCTCCGCCACACGCAATTTTGCTGAACGTGCCCGGGAATTCTGTTCCAGTTCCTCTTCGGATGGGACTAACGGTTTGCGATTAATCAATTTAACTTGACCCTTGCTTCCACAAACACACATAGGAAAATCAGGTGGACAAGTACATTTCTCTACATAACTCGCAAAAATTTGCTTGCAAATGCGATCCTCTAACGAATGGAACGTAATAACGGATACCCGGCCTCCTGGTGCAAGACACTTTATTGCTGCATGTAGTGCATCTTCAAATGCCCCTAGCTCATCATTCACAGCAATACGCAATGCTTGAAAGCTCCGTTTAGCAGGATGTCCACCCGTTCGACGAGCAGCTGCAGGTATGCCTTCTTTAATTAACTCAACGAGTTGTCCCGTAGTTTCTATAGGACCCTCTTCACGCTTTGTCACAATAACCTTCGCAATACGCCTTGAAAATTTCTCTTCACCATATTGAAATAATATCTTAGCAATTTCACGTTCTGGCCATTCATTAATGATCTCTTTCGCCGTGAGCTCAGCTGTCTGATCCATCCTCATATCCAAAGGTGCATCAGCATTATAACTAAATCCACGTTCTCCTTCATCAAATTGCGGTGAAGATACACCAAGATCAAACAATATACCATCCACCTGAGGAATGCCTTGTACCTTGGGTACGCCCTCCAGCTTGGCTAGCTGCTCCTCTAGATAACGGAAATTACTTCTCACCAATGTTAAACGTTCACCAAACGATGACAAATGCTCTTTGGCATTATCAAGTGCCCAGTCATCCTGATCGAAGGCTATTAACCGACCTTCCGCTCCAAGCTTAGATAGAATAACGGCACTATGGCCGCCACCTCCAAGGGTGCAATCTACATAAATACCATTAGGCTTGATGTGCAGCCCTTCTGTCGCTTCTTTTTTAAGCACCGTGATGTGATGAAACAAGCTGCAACCCTCCAGACCAAATTATAAATCAAAATTAAAATCAACTAACTTCTCAGCAATCTCGTTAAACGTATCTTCTGACTGTTGGAAATATTGTTCCCAAGTATCCCGGCTCCAAATCTCCACACGGTTCGACACACCGAGTACGACACAATCTTTCTCAAGTTTTGCATAATCCCTTAAACTTCCCGGTAAATTTACCCTTCCCTGTTTATCCCACTCGCATTCTGTCGCCCCAGAGAAAAAAAAGCGAGTAAACGCACGCGCATCGGATTTCATCAAGGGTAGGGCTTTGAGCTTCTGCTCAAGTACTTCCCATTCTTGCAGTGGGTAGACAAACAGACATTTGTCCAAGCCGCGAGTAACAACAAAAGAGGATCCAAGGAGGTCACGAAACTTA is part of the Paenibacillus segetis genome and encodes:
- the rsmH gene encoding 16S rRNA (cytosine(1402)-N(4))-methyltransferase RsmH: MFHHITVLKKEATEGLHIKPNGIYVDCTLGGGGHSAVILSKLGAEGRLIAFDQDDWALDNAKEHLSSFGERLTLVRSNFRYLEEQLAKLEGVPKVQGIPQVDGILFDLGVSSPQFDEGERGFSYNADAPLDMRMDQTAELTAKEIINEWPEREIAKILFQYGEEKFSRRIAKVIVTKREEGPIETTGQLVELIKEGIPAAARRTGGHPAKRSFQALRIAVNDELGAFEDALHAAIKCLAPGGRVSVITFHSLEDRICKQIFASYVEKCTCPPDFPMCVCGSKGQVKLINRKPLVPSEEELEQNSRARSAKLRVAEKLQLLAEEQ
- the mraZ gene encoding division/cell wall cluster transcriptional repressor MraZ, with the translated sequence MFMGEFQHSIDDKGRIIIPAKFRDLLGSSFVVTRGLDKCLFVYPLQEWEVLEQKLKALPLMKSDARAFTRFFFSGATECEWDKQGRVNLPGSLRDYAKLEKDCVVLGVSNRVEIWSRDTWEQYFQQSEDTFNEIAEKLVDFNFDL